The sequence tatgctctcagtgtacataaaaagaaaagttacaatcgtcaagaatcacaaggtacaacacttaatgatagtcatagggtacaaataagcaatcaggaaacaatatcagtataaatcataaggatacaagcaacaaagttacagtcataagtgggaggagatgggtgatgggaacgatgagaagattaatagtaatgcagacgtagtaaatagtttgacagtgttgagggaattatttgtttagcagagtgatggcattcgggaaaaaactgtccttgtgtctagttgttctggtgtgcagtgctctatagcgtcattttgagggtagaagttgaaaccgtttatgtccaggatgtgaggggatctgtaaatattttcacagccctctttttgactcgtgcagtatacaggtcctcagtggaaggcaggttggtagccattgttttttctgcagttctaattatcctctgaagtctgtgtttttcttgttgggttgcagaaccaaaccagacagttatagaggtacagatgacagactcaataatatcGGGGAGAAAGCAATAAAGTATAAATGCAATCATAAATTCAGGGGTTCCCTCCTCATCCCCCCTTGAGGAATGGCATATTCACGGATCTGACAgttgggaagggaaagggagggaggaagaaagaagaaaaggaagggaaagagagggaggaggaaaagggagggaggaaggaaggagagagatggataggTAGGGAGCAAGGAAGATGGGAAGGGAAAGagtggaaaaggagaggaagagaaagggaaaaggaaggaatagagatggaagggaggaaatggagatggaTTGGTgaagggaaggggtggggggaggaagaggaaggaaggaatgaagagaGTGAGAGGACAGAGTGGGGCCTGGTGTGGTTGCTGGGGGATACAGGGAGggcaggcaaaagaaaaaaataataataatccctctGGATCTGACTCTTTGCCTACCCAGTGGCCAAACGGAAATCGCTCTTCGACGACAAGGCGGTTGAGATAGAGGAGCTGACTTACATCATCAAGCAGGTAAGGAAGGCGGGAAGTGAAAAGAACACCCAGCCGCACTGTCGGGCGCGCTGCCCTCATCCCTCAAAACCCCGCTTCCTTTCCTCCGCGCAGGACATCAACAGCTTGAACAAACAGATCGCGCAGCTCCAGGAGTTCGTCAAAGCCAAAGGCTGCCTGACCGGTAGACATGTGCAAACACACTCCAACACTGTGGTGGTTTCTCTGCAGGTGAGGGCTTTGGAGCCACAGGGAaaatctgtcagggttccaaggaacgcccccccccccccaatgaaataaagctctgaggcttgaggttcctcaaagttccaatttattagagatgtcctgttggcacagctgggaaaacctgaaactgaaagcttccaggttttccacacctagctgacagttcacagcccctgccccacacccacaagttcatcacattgtccaatcaactcttcacactcaactggatacagtcttcaggcagtctacatcagacgcaggcaaaagtccttgaacgcggaatgttgttatgactaactttctaccgctccaacaacaactccctcccaacttccccagcaaaaatatgtggcagttaaaaagcaaaaagaaaatccaaaactcacaaaaaaaaaacccagcaaaacCTTTTCTAAATTTTGGGGAGCGGGAGAGGAGATTGTGGTGGTGGGGGGCGTGAGGAAGAGGCTGCGGTGGTGCCCTTTGGGCAAGATTGAATTTGGggcttgcttcccccccccccccccggcgctGAAGTTTCAGATGCCCTGAGCTAATCCTTGGTGCATCTAAAATACGCTTCCTGTAAAAGATTCACCCCGCTAGTACCTTCTGCTCAGAGAAGGGCGGCACaagcaacgggggggggggaaacggtgGGAAGTTTTCTCTGAACCACAGAGCAAGACAAGTTACTCTTGATTTTTGTCttcactctctccctccttccttttgtaGTCGAAGCTGGCTTCCATGTCCAACGATTTCAAGTCCGTTTTGGAGGTGCGGACGGAGGTTAGTTaccggtcagctgtgggtttcAGGCTTTTCCCTGGGGAGTTGCTGAGCAGTAGCCCTTTtcacaggaggggaggggggaaggacggaaagaaggaagaagcagaagtgaagtgaaggaaaaaggaaaggaaaggaagagagaagaaagggaaaggaaaggaagagagaagaaaggaaaggaagagagaaggacgaaaaggaagatagaagaaaggaaaggaagatagaaggaaggaaggaaaggtagaagaaaggaaagaaagggaaaagaaaggaagatagaagaaaggaaaggaagatagaaggaaggaaggaaaggtagaagaaaggaaagaaagggaaaagaaaggaagatagaagaaaggaaaggaagatagaaacagaaaggaaaggaagaaagaagaaaggaaggaaggaagatagaggaaggaaggaatgaatagaaaaaggaaaggaagatagaagaaaggagatagaaaagggaaatgaaaggaagaaagaagaaaggaaggaaggaagatagaaagggaaaggaaaggaagatagaagaaaggaaaggaagatagaggaaaggaaaggagacagTAGCCCTTTTCACTTacttagcttttggggagaacaggggagggggaagggggagggagggaaggaaggaaggcgattgagagggaagaaggagatagagcaacgggaaggagagagatgggggagaaaggaaggagatgaagatggaaggaaggaaaaagatagacttatagatgatagataacacAGAGTGTGAGAGAGGGGAGGGTTATTTGCATAGATATATATATCTACATGGTGAGatggaataaaataaatggagaaaGGGTAAATACAGCCATAGAACCAAGAGGTGCTAACCTCGGTTGTCTGACTGGCCCCTCTCTAATCCCGTGACCctgccccctttttttcccccttccccagaATCTTAAGCAGCAGAAAAGTCGGCGAGAACAATTTTCTCGTCCCCCGGTGGCCATCTCTGCAAACAACCTAGGTGAGCCCCCCTGATGCCGGGATCGCTTcgggcaggtgaaggaggaggagggggggggcgttGAAACCTTTGGCTGTCCCTGGAAATGGGGGCATCGGAGGCGCCGCCGCTGACCTTGTCTCCTCCTACAGGGGGTTCCAGCGTGCTTCAGGACGAGCGCCGGTACTCGGGAGACGTGGCCATTGACATGGACAATCGGACGAGTCAGCAGTTGCAACTCATCGACGAAAAGGTGCCTTGGAGACGGGGACCCACAAAGGAGGAAGTGGAATGGGGTCCTgtttgtctgtccatccatccatccatccatccatctatctgtgtCTACCTACCTGTCTACCCCATCTCCCTATCGTTTATCTATCCCTGTCTGTCCAtcgatccaaccatccatccatccatctaactaCCTGCCCGCTTATTCCTATCTCCCtttctatcatatatctatcagTCTATTTATCTTTCTGTCTATTCATCTATGcacctctctctatctctctatgccCATCTATGtttgcctgtctgtctatctatgtctatccatctgtctgtctgtctgtctgtgtctatccatccatctctctctctccatctgtctGCTTGTCTGTGTCTATCCATccaatccatctatctatctatctgtttatctatctatgtctatccatctgtctgcctgtctgtgtctatccatccatccatttatctctctctctctctctccatctgtaTGCTTGtctgtgtctatctatccatccatcctatctatctatctatctatctatctatctatctatctatctatctatctatctatctatctatctatgactaTCCATCTGCctttctgtgtctgtctgtctgtctatctatctatctatctatctatctatctatctatctatctatctatctatctatctatctatctatctatgactatccatctgtctgcctgtctgtgtctatccatccatccatctatctatcaatctatccatccatccatccatctttctgtgTCAATCTATCTCAGTCTGTTTGCTAACCCCCTGGGCTTGCGTTAGATTTGTAAACAGGACCGCCGGGTTTAAAGGCGGCCATCTTTAAGCTTTGCAGACTATGCTTAATGTTTCAGAACAATGATTTGGGAAACGCCGAAAGATCacgccccctgtttaaaaaacaCACCCACtttactttttccttctttttttttcttttttttccccaggattcGTACATCCAGAGCCGGGCGGACACCATGCAGAACATCGAATCGACCATCGTAGAGCTGGGCTCCATATTTCAGCAACTGGCACACATGGTCAAAGAACAGGAGGAGACGATCCAGAGGTTAGAGGCCCAAGCTGGCTTCTCACATGCTTCTAACTAAGCTGTGGTTCACGCACGCAGCGGCTTGTTAAGCAGCCGCAACCTTAGAGGGTTGATTATGTTGCGGTGAATCGGCCATCGATGATGGgacaatagtccttgacttacgactgttctCTCTTAGCAAAGGAAAATTTCGTGGTTGGCGAGAACTAACTGTAGTTCTTGACCTACGACCGTAATTAGGGTCGCAAGGGGTGATGGCCGTTGAAACGAGATGGCTTCGCTAAAtgacctccccacccccagctctCCTTGATGCAGCTGTTAAACAGACAAGCAGGCTGTTCGGCGGAGTAGGGGGTgcgatgggtgggggggggaggccctGGAAGGGCCCTTCCCCAAACATGAGGTCCAGGGATCTTCAAAGTGTTAAGTGTGCAGAGGTTGATAGGATGGGGAGCAGACCCATCCTAAGCTTGTGGGCACTGAGGTTGGTGAGGCTTCTGAAGGATCCCTGCGGCCGGTCATAAACGGAACATGTCAAAcatgtttattcatttataaaatgtattggctgcccatcttatcaTAGGGCAAGTTACATTTAAAAGCTTTAACAAAGATGTTAAAACGAAGGACACGGCAATCAACCATCAaccaacatgttaaaaaaaaatctaaaatctttccttctggagattctcaatcatccaggtttcagggttgtcccaaagctcctttttcaaggggcaactggactttctggtttttctttgaagacgtttctctcctcatccaagaggcttcttcagctctgaccgggatggtggggaatggaaggattgatattccttgcagacggctggtcacttgcatcctttttagagagttgtGTTGAGGCTGCTTTTGCCAACACAACATacgtgcacacttcaaacccaagaatacactaaaagGCAAAACGCTTGTCCaccccaagaatagaatagaatagaattttattggccaagtgtgaaggaatttgtcttggtgcatatgctctcagtgtacataaaagaaaagataccttcatcaaggtacaacatttacaacacaattgatggtcaatatatcaatataaatcataaggattgccagcaacaagttatagtcatacagtcataagtggaaagagattggtgatgggaactatgagacgattaatagtagtgcagattcagtaaatagtctgacagtgttgatggaattatttgtttagcagagtgatggccttcgggggaaaactgctcttgtgtctagttgttctggtgtgcagtgctctatagcgtcgttttgagggtaggagttgaaacagtttatgtcctggatgcgagggatctgcaaatattttcacggccctcttcttgattcgtgccgtatacaggtcctcaatggaaggcaggttggtagccatggttttttctgcagttctaattatcctctgaagtctgtgtttttcttgttgggttgcagaaccgaaccagacagttatagaggtgcaaatgacagactcaataattcctctgtagaactgaatcagcagctccttgagcagtttgagcttactgagttggcgcagaaagaacattctttgttgtccttttttaatgatgtttttgatgttagctgtccattttagatcttgcgatatgatagaacctagaaatttgaaggtttctactgttgatactgtgttgtcaagtattgtgaaaggtggaagtatggaagggtttctcctaaagtctaccaccatttctacggttttgagtgtgttcagttccagattgttctggttgcaccacaaggctagttgttcgataaaacacccagacaggaactgagcaatgtggtatatgcagtacagcgCAGTGAGCCATGCGCAGagctgtacattggggaaacaaagcaGCCACTTCACAAACGCATGGCACATCATAGAACAAACCTAGCAGAAGAAGATTTAGTATTTCCATctccatttaaaagacaaaggccgctCTTCTGAAGACGGCAAAAGTtcacattttggatagagaggacTGCTAGCTTGAAAGAGGGGtccaagaggccatctatgtccagATTGAATggccctccctcaacagagggggagggatacaacatcatctgtcTCCGGTCTACAAcacggtcctttcagcagttccaagaaggctccacaccccatTCTgccccactcaggtgaccctgaggacacagacaaacccccaagtggcctcaacgaccctctaaaaaaggatgcaaatgaccagctgtcttgcaaggagcatcaatccttccgtttccccaccatccggtcagaggtGAAGGAGCTCCTtaggaatgagaagcgaaacttcgtcgtcaaagaaaaaaaacaaaggaagtccagttgccgcttgaaagagctgaagaagcttcttggatgagataaGCAAAAGTTCTTCAAAGAAAAGgtagcttagagcaggggtctccaaccttggtccctttaagacttgtggacttcaactcccagagaccctcagccagcaaagcttgctgaggaattctgggagttgaagtccacaagtcttaaagggaccaaggttggagacccctggcttagaggggGTGATAAGGCAACtggtggtggggagggggctCTCCTGCTATGGAAGCCCACTCAAGGGTGGGCCGCCGGGGGTTCGCAGggtttcgggagaacctctagctaagattctgtgcaattcagagaatctctaaatcccactcctggctggccccacccctcccctcccaggagtccccacccagcctgttttggatgcaggtaagtgcagggcaacgcatggaggcttggggagggcgaaaagtgGGCCTACCGGATGGtcgggaaacgggcccatttccagcctccggagcttggggagacccctttcaccctcccggaggctcaaggaaagcctccagagcccagggagggcaaaaacgccccccccccccaccgtggtGCGGGAGGCCAacgaggccacgcccacccagcaaccgggcagagaaccccttgcttaaaatttttgaagcccacccctcgaGCCCGCCCCTCAAATTTCCCCTGCCGTTCTGCCCCCCGTTGTAGAATCGACGCCAGCGTGGAAGACACCCAGCTGAACGTGGAAGGCGCCCACATGGAGATCCTGAAGTACTTCCAATCGGTCTCCTCCAACCGGTGGCTGATGGTGAAGATTTTCCTCATCCTGATCGTCTTCTTCATCATCTTCGTGGTCTTCTTCGCCTGACGGAGGAGGGGGGGCTTTCTTGACCTCCTGTCCCCTTCCTCGTCGTCCTTCCTGAGCCGGACACTGGACACTGCCATGTTTTTTGCGAAGCCAGCCGGCAaagagaggggtgggggtggggcggggccgCGCCTCCAACCCGCGCCGAAGACCTTCCGCGCCGCCTTCCCTTCGCTGCGGTTCCTTCGGCCAGAAACACAAGGCTGCTCCCTCTGTTGGGGAGCACGAGAGCATTTTGGGACGAGGCTGCGGACGACCTCGCAgcagacccccccccccgaccccccCTATAATGGGACTCGGCCCCAGGGAGCGTGCGTCAGTGCCATGTTGCTCAACCCGGcccgttttaagatgggtggacttcaactcccagaattcccgcagCCAGCACACTTTAAGTCGGGTGGAACTTCCCATGCTggccgggggaattctgggagttgaagtccacccgtcttcagACTGGCCAGGTTGTGCAACAGTGGGGTAGTGGGACCAgtatcttccttgcttttttttttttttgtgtgtatgtatgtatattttcccAACCTTGGACGTGCTAACCGCAaccctctttattttttatttttaaaacaaatatgagTATTTCAGAACGGAATCCAAACTTTCCACGCCTTCCTCCTCGGTTCCCGGCGAGGGTCAGGAGGAGGATAGTCATGCCCCAGAAGGCCAGATCCTCTTCATCTTTTTAACGTATTTAAgttgtcttctttctttcttcccttttttttttcttttttcttcttttccgggATTAGTTCTTCCCTAGCAGGAGGGGTAGACCAGGCACCCTTTGCCCAGCTGCTCTCTCCCTCTGAAGaaagctccccccctcccctccccgcccagtAGGCAGGTTTTTGTAGCACGTTTGAGCCTTGCTGACCAAGTGTGTCTTCTGTAAGCTAAACTGGAATGGCAGATCATTTTCGTTGGGAAGGAGCCTCGGTTCTTTGACCAGTGGACaggtcttccttctcctctttttctcttcttcctcctcttctcctcctccaccccttctccctctcttcttcccttctccttttttcttcctccttttcctccttccctcctcttctcctcctcctccccttctccgtctctccttcccttctcctcttcctctttttctcctccttccctcctcctttttttgttctcctccttctcctctttctcttctcctcctcctcctccatctcttcttcctttctcctctctccttcctcctttcctcctcttctccttctcctcccttctccttctcctcttcctcttttctcctccttccctcctcctttttctcctcctcctcctcctcttctcctcccctcctccatctcttcttcctttctcttcctccttccctccttttttcctccttctcttcttcctcctttcctcctctcctcctccccttctcctcttcctctttttctcctccttccctcctcctttttttgttctcctcttcctcctcctcttcctttccccttcccccccccctccagtccCGAAGCAAATTTGCTCTCTGTTGCAGGAGCAAAGAATCTGtacaagtcaaaaaaaaaaaaactctaaacGTCTCCCGTGGCTGTAATTTTCAACCCTGGCTGATCACGAAAAACTCTGGGTACTTGAGTTCAGCAGCCTTTAAGGCAGGTGAGATTTTTCTGCCTCCCCAGTACGTACCGTCCCAGTACGGCTGTTCTACTTTCCGGTTCATTTGGGCTTCAATGGTTAACTTTCCCCTCAAGAAGGGAGCGGAGAAAGCATTcctgcttccccacccccaccccgacttaaTTTTTACACTACTGGAGATTAATGAAAGGTAATTCTTTAATCTccttccttattattattattattattattattttaaaaaaagcctacGCTGGAGCCATGTCGTCTCTCTCTTGGCCTAGTTATGGTGGCTGAGCCGtgacttcctttccctcttttttttttttctttcttaaataggGAGCTGGGGTTTTCACCCTCCCCTCCACCCACTTCGCAACGGGCCCTTAATGTCCCA comes from Ahaetulla prasina isolate Xishuangbanna chromosome 17, ASM2864084v1, whole genome shotgun sequence and encodes:
- the STX5 gene encoding syntaxin-5, whose translation is MNTRKRHGSRNTEEGVYLGPSQTQAFSPRGAPPVATAAAAAAPINPPQPQWDAMSCQDRTHEFRSACKSLQNRENGLHINKPAQSGAIRQRSEFTLMAKRIGKDLSNTFAKLEKLTILAKRKSLFDDKAVEIEELTYIIKQDINSLNKQIAQLQEFVKAKGCLTGRHVQTHSNTVVVSLQSKLASMSNDFKSVLEVRTENLKQQKSRREQFSRPPVAISANNLGGSSVLQDERRYSGDVAIDMDNRTSQQLQLIDEKDSYIQSRADTMQNIESTIVELGSIFQQLAHMVKEQEETIQRIDASVEDTQLNVEGAHMEILKYFQSVSSNRWLMVKIFLILIVFFIIFVVFFA